CCCAGGTCATCGCCTTCTCCCCGAAGACGGACGGCGGCTACCTCCTCTACAACGAGGACGCCACGGTCGACGACTACACCAAGGACCTCCCCAAGATCGTCAAGGGACAGAACCCGTGAGGCATCGCCTCCCGGCGGCGGCCCTGGCGATGACCGCCGCGCTGCTCCTCACGGGCTGCGGCTCCGATTCCGGCTCGGGCTCCGCCGCCGAGCTGTCCGTGAAGGGCGCCTACATCCCGCAGCCGGTCTCCGACACCATGGCCGCGGGCTTCCTGACCGTCGTCAACGGCGGCGGTACGAAGGACAGGCTGACGTCCGTCACCTCGGCGGCCGCGCGCAGCGTCACCCTCCACGAGACCGTCGGATCCTCGATGGAGGAGGTCGCCTCCCTGACTGTGCCTGCACACGGTCAACTCGTGTTCAAGAGCGGCGGCAATCATCTGATGTTCGAGATGCTGAAGCGCAAGCCGGTGCAGGGCGAGACGGTGACCGTGGAACTGCACTTCGCCGCATCCGACCCCGTCGAGGTCGAGATACCGGTCGAGTCCGCCACGTACAACCCCAAGACCGGACACTGAGGGAGGGACCACCTTGACGCGAACCACCGCCCCCCGCGTGCGGATCCTGCTGCTGCTGTTCCTGGCCGTCGCCGGCGTGCTCCTGGCCGGCGCCGGACCGGCCTCCGCGCACGCCGCGCTGACCGGCAGCGACCCCGCACAGGGGGTGGTGGTCGACAAGGCGCCCACCCAGGTGACGCTGACCTTCTCCGAGCAGGTCTCCACCAACGACGACTCGCTGCGCGTCCTCGACCCCAAGGGTGCCCGGGCCGACACCGGCAAGCCGTCCGCCCTCAGCGGCACGACCTACGCCGTGCAGCTGCACTCGGGACTGCCCGACGGCACGTACACGGTGACCTACCAGGTGGTGTCCGCCGACAGCCATCCCGTCGCCGGCGCCTACACCTTCTCCATCGGCTCCCCCTCCAAGACCAGCGTCTCGGCGTCCGGTCCTGTGGCCGGCGGCGGAGTCGTCGGCGGGCTGTACGGCTTCGGGCGCTATCTGTCGTACGCCGGGTTCATCGTGATGGTCGGCGGGGCCGCCTTCGTGCTGGCCTGCTGGCAGCGCGGGACCGGGGTGCGGGCCCTGCAGCGGCTCGTCGTCTCCGGCTGGCTCACGATCACCGCGGCCACCCTGTTCCTGCTGCTCCTGCGCGGCTCCTACGTCAGCTCCGGAAAGCTCGGCGACGTCTTCGACCTGAACCTCCTCGGCGAGGTCCTGCAGACCAAGACGGGCGCGGCGCTGGTGTCCCGGCTGCTGCTGCTCGCCGCGGCCGCGCTGTTCATCGCCGTGCTCTTCGGGGCGTACGACAAGCGCGAGGACCGGGACGACGCGGAGAAGCGGGACC
This window of the Streptomyces sp. NBC_01275 genome carries:
- a CDS encoding copper chaperone PCu(A)C, translating into MRHRLPAAALAMTAALLLTGCGSDSGSGSAAELSVKGAYIPQPVSDTMAAGFLTVVNGGGTKDRLTSVTSAAARSVTLHETVGSSMEEVASLTVPAHGQLVFKSGGNHLMFEMLKRKPVQGETVTVELHFAASDPVEVEIPVESATYNPKTGH